In a genomic window of Longimicrobium sp.:
- a CDS encoding glycosyltransferase family 2 protein encodes MRERAPELTVVIATHNNQPVLQQGLESWARYAADQPVEIIVVEDGCTDGTREYLAGLVARGWKGPPLRVIHENDAHELVCTNRGLADARAPLVMSWHDDMFLRAGWFIPELIATFAAYDDIGLLALSRGLTFSPVDEPVLTWDDTVDWRRVQSTIGPAPLNWLRLNEVDGVVRPWVVRKACTDRVGVLDPAFRPTEWDESDLCYRIRFAGWRVAAHGYERDEAYVHQLSTTYARTPSAGRQAIGLRNGLLFYERWSDTIRREHGRPRRSWRRRATAQGWAAALRQVARFAVRRRTA; translated from the coding sequence GTGAGGGAGCGCGCACCGGAGCTGACGGTCGTCATCGCCACGCACAACAACCAGCCCGTGCTGCAGCAGGGGCTGGAAAGCTGGGCGCGCTACGCCGCCGATCAGCCCGTCGAAATCATCGTGGTCGAGGACGGCTGCACCGACGGCACGCGGGAGTACCTCGCCGGCTTGGTCGCCCGTGGCTGGAAAGGGCCCCCGCTGCGGGTCATCCACGAGAACGACGCGCACGAGCTGGTGTGCACCAACCGCGGCCTCGCCGACGCCCGCGCGCCGCTGGTGATGAGCTGGCACGACGACATGTTCCTGCGCGCCGGCTGGTTCATCCCCGAGCTGATCGCCACCTTTGCCGCCTACGACGACATCGGCCTGCTCGCGCTCAGCCGCGGGCTGACGTTTTCACCCGTCGACGAGCCCGTCCTCACCTGGGACGACACCGTGGACTGGCGCCGCGTGCAGAGCACCATCGGGCCGGCGCCGCTCAACTGGCTGCGGCTGAACGAGGTGGACGGCGTGGTGCGGCCCTGGGTGGTCCGCAAGGCGTGCACGGACCGGGTGGGCGTGCTCGACCCGGCCTTTCGCCCCACGGAGTGGGACGAGTCGGACCTCTGCTATCGCATCCGATTCGCGGGGTGGCGGGTGGCGGCGCACGGGTATGAGCGCGACGAGGCGTACGTGCACCAGCTGAGCACTACGTACGCCCGTACGCCATCCGCCGGGCGGCAGGCGATCGGGCTGCGCAACGGGCTGCTCTTCTACGAGCGGTGGAGCGACACCATCCGCCGCGAGCACGGCCGGCCGCGCAGGTCGTGGCGCCGCCGGGCGACGGCGCAGGGGTGGGCCGCGGCGCTGCGGCAGGTGGCGCGCTTCGCCGTCCGCCGGCGCACCGCGTGA